Within Pelistega ratti, the genomic segment TGTGAAAAAAGCGTTTACGGCATAAAAAAAGGACGGGGTTTCCGTCCTGCTTTTTGTCTGTCTTGACCGCTAAATCATCTTTGTATAGCTGTAAGGCTCTTGCTTGTGCATAGACATTGGCGTTATAGCTAGGCTTTTGGATAAGATAACCAAACTCCGCCCCCACTCGTATAGCCAATGCCATACAGTCATTCTCTTCGCTATAGGTTTCACCAATATATTTTTCATACCATTGCATGATTAAAATATCCCCGGTGCGGTTTGAGGGGTAAAAAAGACACCTACCGCATGAGCGTGTAAAGAGTTAGTTCCTACTTTGATTTGCCCTGAAATTTTATTCCTATCCACTGAAATACCTGATAATTCAAAATCAATATCGACTTCCGGGTGTGGGTCTGATAGTAACGTCTGCATCAGCCTAATACGCACCCCCCGACCACCATCAGCCTCATTTATCCATTCACTTAGGGTTAATTCTCTACCGTCTCCACCGTCAAGCAATACGCCTCCAATGTTATTAATGCTAATTGTTCCGGCACTGACAACTTGATCCTCATCATTGGGTAGCGTAAACTCAAACGGAAACCCTAACCACCGCTTACCAAATACCTCTACATCAACCACATCATCATTAACATAGATTCGCTCTTGCATTTGAGGGTGATAGATTTCTAATAAGGTTAATAAGCGTTCTGGGGCATTTACCGTTACAAGGTTATTGGTGTATGTATTACTCATCTATACTCTCCTATACATCTATCGTTTCCATTTCACAGCTAACCTCCCAAATCTGCTTTTCCCTTAGTTTTAAACTAAACTCCCATTTAGGATTAATAAATCGGCATGTCTTAGTCACTAATGACATAGGATCGTGATAGCTAAAATACTGCGTCCCATTACCAATAGATTTAAGCCATTGCTCAAAGAGTTGCTTGTTTTTAAGTCCCTTTAGAAGAATAGATCCTTTATATGTTTTTAAGGGAACACTTCTTCCCGGACGCTGCTTTTTCAATCCACTATCCATATCAGATTGCTGAATGTTATAGTCCAGCTCTTCTGCATATCCCTCTCTTAAAAACTTGGCATAGCTTGGAAACTTTTCCATATAATCCCCTTATGAAGATTTCATCACTGATTTTAATTGTTGGGCATATTGTCCATTACCATTTAAATCTGCCAACATAATATCAATCACCATACGACCTGAGGCATCTTTACTCATCTTGGCATTACCCGTCATTGGCTGACTGCCATTATTATGGATATTTACAATCACATCAGACGGTCTTTGTTCACCCATCATCGGTTGTAAAGCAGGTAATAGATTAACACTACCAACAGCCCCTCCCATTGCGCGATACTGTACACGTCCACTATTAATTGCTTCTAACAGTTTAAGATTCGCTTTAGTGGCGCGAGCATTAATCACAAACTCCCCGTTAGATAGCATAGTAGGGATAGAATCACTCGTACCTGTTCCCGGTCCTCTTACAAAGCCTCCTGTTGCCATTCCACCTACTGAAACAAAATTAGTCGGTGTAACCGTCGGCAAACTTGCACCACCACCGCCCAAAAATCCCCCCAACGCATTGGCAAATAAACCCGTAATCCGCTGTTGAATAAAGATACGCACTAAGTCTTTAATAATGCTATTGGCCAGGTCTTTAAAACTCCCCTTACCCGTCATTACAAAATCCGTCAACGCATCTGTTGATTGGCTCGCCCAGTTCTGTACTGCACCACTTAACTGAGCATAAACATTCTGCGATTGAGTCGCGTAATTATTTAAACCCTCCTGAATACCAAGCAACCAATTACCCTCTGCTTGTTGTCTCTGTTGCGCACTATTTTGAATAATATTGAGCTTTTCTTCTTCTGTTTGTCTTAAATATTCTAAGCGTTGTTGATAGGCTTCATTACTAATTCGAGTCGATTCATTCTCTTGTGCTTCTTCTAACTCTCTCCGTTTTTGAGCAAATTCTTCTCGTAGCTGATACTCTGCTCGTAATTGCTCTCGTGCCTGCTCTCCCACACCCATTGAGGTAATATCCAGCATGGATTGTGC encodes:
- a CDS encoding DUF1833 family protein encodes the protein MSNTYTNNLVTVNAPERLLTLLEIYHPQMQERIYVNDDVVDVEVFGKRWLGFPFEFTLPNDEDQVVSAGTISINNIGGVLLDGGDGRELTLSEWINEADGGRGVRIRLMQTLLSDPHPEVDIDFELSGISVDRNKISGQIKVGTNSLHAHAVGVFFTPQTAPGIF